The following DNA comes from Microcella sp..
GTCGTCGTCGACATCAGGGCTGTCGAACCCGGGGTTGTCGACCGCAGGGGTGTTGAACGCAGGCCGCTCGAGCACAGCAACAGACCCGCCCAGGGCCTGGGTTTCTGTGTTCGAAGAATGCATACCTGATTCTCTCGCACTATAGAACTGGTGTACAGATGTCGAGCAACACTCGTGGATAAGAACTTTCGAGGCGCGGTTGGGGAGGAGAGGCGGAGGCCGGGCGTGGCCGAGCGGACCAGGCAAGGGGGCAGCACGAGACCGCCGACAGGGCGTGGCCGAGCGGACCAGGCCAGGGGGCAGCACGAGACCGCCGATAGGGCGTGGCCGAGCGGACCAGGCCAGGGGGCAGCAGGAGGCGCCGAGAGGGCGAGGCCGAGCGTCCCAGGCGGCGGGGCAGAGGGGCGATGGCAGGGCGCACCAGTGCGGCGCCGTCAGGCCGCAGCCGAGCAGAGCGGGTCGTCGGTGCGATGAGCCTTCTGCGAGCATCCAGCCCCTGCAAGAATCAAGCACCATGCCCCGCCTGATCACCTTGCTCGCCTACACGGCGCTGCCGCTTATCGGCGTGCTGCTGCTCGGCTGGGACTGGCGCGAGATCGTGCTGCTCTACTGGCTCGAGAACATCAGCCTCGGCGTCGCGATGCTCATCAAGCTGCTGCGGTCGGCCGACGCGCCCGGCGGCGACGACCCCGAGGTCGTGGGCAACCTCACCATCAATGGCCGCCGAGTGCGCGGCCCCGGTGCCGGTCGAGCCCTCGCCGGCTTCTTCGCCCTGCACTACGGCATCTTCACCCTCGTGCACGGAATCTTCGTGGTGCTCATCATCGCGGGCGTGTTCGTGCCGGTCGACAGCGAGACTCCGGTGAACTGGTGGGGCGCCCTGCTCGTGTGGATCATCGGCGGCTCAGCCCAAGTGCTCGCCGCCCGGTTCGGCCCGCTGCCCGAGCAGCGCGGGTCGCGCCTCATGCTCAGCGCCTACGGCCGCATCATCTCGCTGCACGTGTCGGTCATCGTGGGCATCGTGCTCATCGCCGAGCTGCAGTGGCCCGCGGCCGCCGCCGTGCTGCTGATCGCGCTGCACGCCCTCATCGACGGGATCGGGTGGATGTTCTCCGCCGCCCGCGACCGCGCCCGATCGCGCGCGGCGCAGGGCACGGTGCCGCGCGGCTGAGGCTGGCGCCCGACCAAGGGCCAGCATCCGCGCCCATAAGATTGACCCCATGGCGCGCGCAGAACTCATGGACTTCGACAAGGCACTGGAACTCTTCGAGCCCGTGCTCGGCTTCGAGGTGCACGTCGAGCTCAGCACGAAGACGAAGATGTTCTCCGACGCGCCCAACCCCGCCCTCGCCGCGAATAACATCACCGACCCGAACACGGCGATCACGCCCGTGTGCCTCGGCCTGCCGGGCAGCCTGCCGGTCGTCAACGAGCAGGCCGTGCAGTTCGCCATCTCGCTCGGCCTCGCGCTCGGCTGCGAGATCGCGCCGAGCAGCACGTTCAGCCGCAAGAACTACTTCTACCCCGACCTCGCGAAGAACTACCAGATCAGCCAGTACGACGAGCCGATCGCCTTTGAGGGCAGCCTCGAGATCGAGCTGGAAGACGGCAGCCTCGTACAGGTTCCGATCGAGCGCGCCCACATGGAGGAAGATGCCGGCAAGCTGACGCACGTCGGCGGGTCGACGGGCCGCATCCAGGGCGCCGAATACAGCCTCGTCGACTACAACCGCGCCGGGGTTCCGCTCGTCGAGATCGTGACGAAGCCGATCTACGGCGCCGAGCACCGCGCCCCCGAGCTCGCGAAGGCCTACGTCAGCACCATCCGCGACATTGTGCGCGCCCTCGGCATCAGCGAGGCCCGCATGGAGCGCGGCAACCTGCGCTGCGACGCGAACGTCTCGCTGCGTCCGCGCGGCCAGAAAGAGCTGGGCACGCGCACCGAGACGAAGAACGTGAACTCGTTTAGGTCGGTCGAGCGCGCGGTGCGCTACGAGATCCAGCGCCAGGCGGCGATTCTCGCCAAGGGCGGAACCATTCAGCAAGAGACCCGCCACTGGCACGAAGACACCGGCACCACCTCACCCGGACGCGTCAAGAGCGACGCCGACGACTACCGCTACTTTCCCGAGCCCGACCTGCTACCGGTGGTGCCGTCGCCGGCGCTGATCGAGCAGCTTCGGGATGCTCTTCCTGAGCCCCCCGCGGCCCGACGCCGTCGTCTTCGCGAAGAGTGGGGCTTCACCGAGCTGGAGTTCCGCGACGTCGTGAACTCGGGGCTCCTGGTCGAGATCGCCGACACGGTCGCCGCCGGAGCCGCCCCCCAGCAGGCCCGCAAGTGGTGGACGGGCGAGATCGCCCGCATCGCGAATGCTCAGGATGCTGAGCCCGCGTCGCTCATCAGCTCAGTTCACGTGGCCGAGGTTGTGGCCCTGGTCGATTCAGGTGCGCTCAACGACCGCCTCGCTCGCCAGGTGGTCGAGGGTGTCATCGCGGGGGAGGGAACGCCGGCCGAGGTCGTCGCGGCTCGGGGCCTGGAGGTCGTCTCGGACGACGGTGCTCTCATCGCCGCGGTCGATGCGGCTCTGGCGCAGCAGCCCGACGTGCTGGAGAAGATCCGCGACGGCAAGGTGCAGGCCGCCGGAGCCGTGATCGGTGCCGTGATGAAGTCGATGGGCGGCAAGGCCGATGCGGCGCGCGTGCGCGAGCTGGTGCTGGAGCGGGCGCAGGCCTAGCCAGACATGGGCGAGCGGGCTTCCGCATGGCGTCGGCTCTTGGGTGTCTCGGCCGGCCTGCTGGCAGTGTGCGGGTTGCTCATCGCCCTCTTCTTGTGGGGGCCTCTCGCGCCTCGATTCGACGATGATCGCGAAATCATCGCCGGCTCCGTCGCGGTCGTAGGGCTGGTGACCGTCATCCTGATGCTCGTGATGCTTCGTCCTGGCAGCGGGTACCTGAGGAGGTTCGAAGCGCTCGATCACGCTCTCAGTGAGTTGGTTGGCGAACCGATGGTCTCTTTCGCGTGCCATGTCAGGTCCAATCCCACAGCAGATTCGGCGGTGCCCGGACTGAGGCGCTTGAGCAAGCGCTGGCCACCATTTCTGATGTTCGCAGTTGGGCCATCGGGCGTAGCCGTCGGTCGAGCCGGGCGAACTCCGCGGACAATGCTTCTCGCAGTCGAGGGCGACGAGGTTTGCTTCGAACGCGGCGAAGCAGGGGGCCTCTACCCCACACTGCTTCCCACCGACTACACGCCTCAAATCAAGGTGGCCATAAACCGAGACGACGAGGAGTTCGCAGTCAGCCTCGACGGCATGATCAAGGAGGGTGTCGGAGTTCGAGTGCGCGATGAAGCCGAGATACGTGAACTCATTGCTTCGCTGTCAGCGACATGGGCCAGTAAAGCCGCGAACGAGTGATGTGTGTCACCCGGCCGATGACTCCAGGTCGTCCTTGAAAACCGAGCCCTCATACTGGCGGCCGGTGCGGTCCTGACGCAGAAGCCCGACGTGCTGGAGAAGATCGGTGAGCGGGCGTGGGGCTCGATCTACGTCGCTGACTCGGCAGAGCTCGTCAACGAGGCTTCATTAACATCGAGCGCGGCGCACATTGAGCTCAGATGATCGGAGTCGATCACTTTCATTAGGTCGAAGACTGCTGTTAGGACCGTGACGGCTTCGGGCCGGGGAACGCCCCGGCTGGTGTCGGCTTCGCCGTTGTGCGAGTACTGGTGAAGGAAGCGCAAGATGCGCCGCTGGGTAGTCGGGTCAGCATTCTCGTTCGCCCGGGTCACTGAGCCCTCAAAGTTGTCGATGAGGTCCGGGTACTTGAAGGCGAAGAAATCCTCGAGCACCCGACGTGCGATGTTCGGAAGGATTGCTGCGGCATCGAGATCGCTCTCGATCGAAGGGTTGTTCCGGCAATCCTCCAATGTGTGTGCCAACCGCCAGAATAGGTAGTGATACTCGGACCTAATGCGTTTCTGGATCGCCGAGTCCGCTGGCCACTCAGTGATGACCGGGAGCCGTCGCGCGACGCCACCCATCGTGACGGCCCGTATCCGCATCTCAAAGAGAGCTGCCGGTCGAGTTCGACGCCATGGTTGACGTCGCTGTTGGAACTGATTGCTCCACATCCTGAAAAGGTCGAAGTTGTGAGTCAGAATGAAGACCTGGCGCGGAGTCGGGGCGTCCACGAGCCGGCCCCAAAGATGCGACGATGCGCCAACGAGCACGTTGCTGTCGAGACTCGATATCGGGTCGTCGATGACGACGGTTACGCGTCCCTGTTCGACTTCGTGGCCGTTGAGGCTGCACAGGAAGTAGAGGAGGGAGATTGCGGTGCGTTCGCCTTCGCTGAGGTGGCGTGCAGGCTCGCCACCTCGCTGAATCTCGTAGTGGTCCCCGTTGACAGCGAACCTCAACTCGTCGCGGCCGAGGAGATAGGCCAAGTCGGAGTTCAGCGACTCAGCTAGCGGCCGAGGGTCGAGTTCGGTGGTCGGAAGGGCGTCGCGCTCCTCGAGGAGTGTTGCCCTCTCCTCTGTGAGAGCCGCAAGAATCGCACCGTTCGTCTCGATTGTTGTCTGATAGCCGTCGTACTCTTCAGTGATCGAGACGATCCGCGAATGCTCGATCCGCTGCGCTGCCTCCGAGCGCATGGTCTCTAGAGACCCCACGCGGTTATTGTGCTCATCGACCAGCTTCTCCGCAGCAGCGAGGTCGGGAGACTCGTAAGGGGGTAGTGCCCCGACCGGGAGCGCAGAGAAGAGGCGCTCACTCTTCTCAGTCGCGAGACTCTCCAGCGCTGCGGCATAGGCCACATAGAGTTCAAGTGCTTCATCGGCCGCTTCGCGCGCACGGCCGTAGTCCGCTCGGAATGACTCGAAAAGAAGGTTCGTCGCCGGCAGCTCAGCGATGGAGGTTCGCGCGCTCTGAACCGCGGCCGAGATTTCGGATCTGAAGGCGGCGAGGTCGGCCTGAAGCGCAATAAGGCTGGCATCGAAATGGCGATCCAGATCCGCCCTTCGCCCTGCGGTTAACTCGTTCATGCAGAAGTAACAGGTCGTGGCATGCTCGTGAAGTGGCAAGCCCGACTGTACCCAACGCTCTGCTTGAGGGTTGTTCGCGAGTTCGGGTATCGGCGCCGAAGTGACCGTTCGAGCCCTGAGCTGCTCAAGGCGGTTCGACAATGCTGACAGATCGACGATCGTTGATGGTTCGAGCGGTACCTCACTCATCGGCGACGCTGTGACAGTCTTCAAGTCTTCTTCGACATCGGAAGACTGTCCGCTGGCGAGCGCGGCGCGGTCGACCAGGAGAGCTTTCACCTCCGGAGCCCGGTAGGAGCGTGCTGCGTAGCGCCCGCCGACCAACTGCAGTTCTTGCGCGATTTGCGACGCAGTGCGAGTCGCCAGTTGGTTCTGACTGGTCTGGGCTTGGTCGCGCTGACGCCCAGCGACGTCCTGCTCGGTGCTGATGGCATCAAGTCGACTTTGGATCGCTTCTTGTCGAGCCTCCGCTTCGATCTGTCGTTCGCCGAGAGTCAAGAGCGCGCTCGCATCTGGACCGCTCGACTCGTCGAACCGAATATTGCGTGCGACGTAAGCGCGGTTGAACACGCGGACGTTCGGCCAGAAAAAGTCATCGACGGCAGAGAGTGTGCGGGGAGAATCGGCGGCGTCGAGGATCTCTACGCGGACGTTGCCGATTTCAGTTGGGTTCTGCACGACATGGTCGAAGAGCGATGCGAACGTGGACTTGCCTGACCCGTTCAAGCCATAGATGAGATTGACGGTCACGAACTCGACACCCGAGGACCACGCCTTCATTGCGCGGAAGTCTTCTACGCGGACGATTTTCTTAAGCATGTAGATGGCTCCCGATCCTCATCGTGCCCCTTGGACGTGGGACACCTTCATCTGCACATGGGTCATCTTCATCGCCACCCTGTCCCCGATCCACCGTCGTGGCCAATCTCTCACGTTGTCCGCTGGCTCGAGGTGGCGCCAACCCACAACCCGTCGCGGGCGCGAGTCATGCCGACATACAACTCCCGCCGCTCGATCTCCCGCCGTTCGAGCGCGCCCTCGTCGAGCCCGGTAGCAGCCGGGGAGAGCAACGACCCATCGACCCGCGCCAGCAGCACCTGCTTGAACTCGAGGCCCTTGGCGCGCTTGATCGTTCCGACCTTGATCGACGGGGCGCTGAGGCCCGCGTAGCTCTCGAGCTCGATGACGTCGAACCCGGCAGCGCGCAGCGCGGTGACCATGGCGAGAGCATCCCGATTCGTCGCCGTCAGCACGCCGATGTCGCCGGGGTCGACGCCTGACGCGACGAGCGTGCGCACCTGCGACACGAGCGCCCCATCATGCTCGGCGACAGACTTGAACGACGCGAGCACGGGCGACGGGCCCGTTCGGGGAACATCGAGCGCAGCATCCGCCCGCCCCGGCCCGCCCTCGATGTCGACGAACTCGTCGCCCTCGACGACGGCCGCTGCGAACGCCGCGATCTCGCGGGTGTTGCGGTAGTTGGTCGAGAGCACGACTCCGCGGCCGGCGACCGAGATGCCCGCCTCGGCGAGCGAGTAGCCGCCCGGATAGATGGTCTGCTGGCCGTCGCCGATGAGCGTGAGGCCGTCGGGGCGGTCGCCGACGATCGCGTGCAGCATGCGCAGCATCGCGCACGACAGGTCTTGCGCCTCGTCGATGATGACGTGGTCGACGCCCTGCATCGGGGTCTCGCGCAGGGAGGCTTCGGCGCGCAGCACCAGGTCTTCGAAGTCGACGAGCCCGCGGTCGCGCAGTGCCGCCTCGTACGCCTGGAACAGCTCCCACACCGCGCGCCGCTGCTCGACCCGTAGCGGGCGACGCCGACCGGCTCGCGGCAGGTTGGCGTACTGTTCGAACGTCGTGAGTCCGCGACCCTTGATGACCGACGCGATCTCGTCGCGCCAGTAGCGCGGGTTCGCATCGATCGCGAACAGCGGCCCGCGGCGCCCGACCGTGCCCCACGCAAAGTTGAACGCCTGCGTCACCGCCGTGAAGTCGAGGCTCACCCGCTGCCCACGCTCGCGCAGCACCCGCATCGCGAACGCGTGCACTCCCGTGAACTCGACGCGCTCAACAGTCTCGGGGGCGAGCCGGTGCAGCAGTGTGCCGAGTACCGCCGGCAACGTTTTCACGAACGTCGTCACGATGACGCGGCCCGTCGTGCCGCGCGCCAGGTATGCCGCCCGATGCAGCCCGACGACCGTCTTGCCGGTTCCCGCGGCGCCGCGAATGCGCGCGGGGCCCGAGAAGCTGCGCCGCACGAGCTTCGCCTGCTCGGGGTGCAGAAAGGCCATCCACTCCTCGATCGGGGCGGCGAGCATCCCGGCCAGGAACGTGTCGGCCACCTCGTCGACGGTCAGCAGGGCGGGCTCGTCGAGCACCGGGTCGGGCACGCTCAGGTCGAGCGGCACCGGCTCGTCGCCCAGCACCGGAAAGTGCTGGATGACCGCGCCGAGCACGACATTCTGCTGGCGCTCGGTCAGGCGCCTGCCGAACCCGTTGATGAACGCGGATGCCCTCCGCTCGCCGACCACCACCAGGCCGCCCAGGCTCGCGAGCGGCACCGGGTCCATGGCGGAACCCGCGAGCACCACGACCACCCGCACTTCACCCGGAGCGAGCCCCAGCTCGACGAGCGCCGCCTCGGTGCTCACGCCCACGTCGGCGAGCCCCGCGAGGTCGTCGGTGACGTCGGCCTGCCCGCGGAAGACGCGGCCTCCCGCCACGGTCACATCGCGCCAGCCCTTCGTGTCGACGACGAAGACGCCGCCGGGCCCGACAAGCACGTGGTCGATCTGGGCGCGGCTGCCGCGCCGGGCGCCGGGCCAGCCTCTGTCGTGCAGAAAGGTGTAGCCACACGCGGTCAAGGGCGCGAGCGTGCCGGCCACCTGCCGCTCGGTGCGGTGGCCGATCAGCCACCGTTCGGCTTCGGCTCTGGCCAGAGCGGCCCGCTCGTCGAACGCGTCAGCGAGCGCGACGAGGCGCGCGGCTTCGACGCCCGCCGACCTGCCCGCCTCGCTCATGCCGCCCCCCGGCTGCCGCTCGGCCGCGCTGGTGCGCAGAAATGCGAGCCTCCCTCCAGTCTGTCGGTCACGGGCGTGCAGCGGCACCCCCTGTGCGGGGGCGTCATTGGAACAGGGTGAGCGTCCGTCTCGCGCCTGGGTTGGTGCGCTCACCGGTGTTTAGCCCCCAGGCCCGCGCAACTCGCGCTCCATCCCGTCGACAAGTCGGCGTGCGTACTTCACCAGGCCGCGAGCGACGGCAGGCGACACGAGCCGAGGGCTGTACTGCACGCCTGACTTCGCCGCGATGAGCCGCCTGAAGTCGCGCGCGTAGTTCTCGCCACTCGGGCTGACGGTGGCGAGCATCCCCACCGCTTCAGCGTGATCGTCACTTGACGAACGTTGCTTGAGCGCGACACCGCAGATCGCATCGGCTGCCGCGATTCCGGCGAGCACGGCCAGCGACGACACGACGGTCGAGACGGCTTCGTCGCCGATCTCGTCGGCGAACTCGGTGACGATCTCGGCGGCGCTGACGAATCCGCGGGCATGCTTGGCCCGGGCGAGTGAGTCTGCTCGAGACATCGGGGTCGTGCGAGGGGTCAGGGGCTCGCCTTTCGGAGGAGGTCTCGCACGTCGGGGCCGCAGACCATACGCAGGTCTGCCTCCCACGACGCGACGAGCGGATCGCTCGCGGCGACCATGCGCCGCACCTGCGGGCGAGTGACGGCGATGAGCTGGGGGTTGTTGCCGGTGAACTGTGCCAGGTCGTCACGAACTCGGTCGAGAGCATCCACAACCTCACCAGGCTCCGTGTCAGTCACGATGAGCAGGTCGATGTCGCTCGAGGGCGTCGAATCTCCTCGGGCGACGGATCCGAAGAGCGCGCATGACACCTCGTCGGCCAGGTGTCGTTCAACTGATTCGCGGATGCGCTGCTCGACTCGCACGGAACTGCCCAGAATCTCGGCGAGCGGTGGCCACAGCACGTGCTCGCGATTGAGGGTGTAAGTCGTGGCGTGGCTGCTGCGTCGAGCGGTGACGAGCCCGATCTCGACGAGTGCCTGCAGCTCGCGGTGTGTCGAGCTTGGGGCGAGCCCGTCCGCGAGCCGTGCGACCTCTCGGCCCGAGGCTGGCTCAGAGGTTCGGGCGAGCGCGGCCATGACGCGTGCTCGAATTGGGCCGAGCAGGTCGGCGCCGGGCGTGCTGAGGTCCATACGCCTAGTGTCCCAGAAACGGAACGAATGTTCCAGAAGCGGTACATTACATCCCTGGCTGACGAACTGTTCACATCGCCGGGCGACGAGAGTGAGTCGAATCGCAGCGTTCACTTCCGCAATGTTTTCAGATAAAGTGAACAAGTATGAGCAGTGAACATATCGTCGCGACGACTCCGCTCGTCGACCGCTGCCTCGATCGCCTCTGCGAGTACGGCCTGACATCCACGGTGCTCAGTGAAGCGCCCGACGGCAGCATCCGCGTGCGCCTTCAGGGCAGAGCCGTCACACAAGGCGTGACGCTTGCGCCCCACCGTGAACTCACCCTTACAGGGCTCCTTCGCGACGGAGCGGATCTCGACGCCCACCACACGATTCGCATCGGCGAGCGTGTGTCGACGCGCGCGGCAGACGCCTTGCGCTCCCGCCGCGTCAACTTCGTCGATGCGGCCGGCAATGCCTACATCGACCTTGACGACTGGTACATCGACGTGCGGGGCCGGCGCACCGACACACAGGCCCACGAGGCGCCTCCGCTCCGCACGCCGCGCAACGCGTTCAGCACCAAGCGCGCGCAAGTGATCTTCGCGATTCTGCAGTGGGAGGGTCTGCAGGAGGCGGATGTGAGAACGATCGCGCAGGTCGCCGGAACCTCAGTGGGTCTTGCGCATCGCACTCTTACCGAACTGCGTCACGAAGTAGAGTTGTGGCCGAGTTCACCGGAGTCGTGCGAGCGCCTACTCTCGGCCTGGCTCGCCGCTTACCCCACAGGCCTCGGCGCGGCGCACCAGTTGGGACGCTTTC
Coding sequences within:
- a CDS encoding type IV toxin-antitoxin system AbiEi family antitoxin encodes the protein MSSEHIVATTPLVDRCLDRLCEYGLTSTVLSEAPDGSIRVRLQGRAVTQGVTLAPHRELTLTGLLRDGADLDAHHTIRIGERVSTRAADALRSRRVNFVDAAGNAYIDLDDWYIDVRGRRTDTQAHEAPPLRTPRNAFSTKRAQVIFAILQWEGLQEADVRTIAQVAGTSVGLAHRTLTELRHEVELWPSSPESCERLLSAWLAAYPTGLGAAHQLGRFRTPDVRAISGAVNVSGDPAVPHLLRPSEAIVYVDELTADLVARNRWVRDVNGNITVKKRFWRNPDATEVAEPSLAPTLLVLADLSSSPDPRRREAASALRATHAL
- the gatB gene encoding Asp-tRNA(Asn)/Glu-tRNA(Gln) amidotransferase subunit GatB, which gives rise to MARAELMDFDKALELFEPVLGFEVHVELSTKTKMFSDAPNPALAANNITDPNTAITPVCLGLPGSLPVVNEQAVQFAISLGLALGCEIAPSSTFSRKNYFYPDLAKNYQISQYDEPIAFEGSLEIELEDGSLVQVPIERAHMEEDAGKLTHVGGSTGRIQGAEYSLVDYNRAGVPLVEIVTKPIYGAEHRAPELAKAYVSTIRDIVRALGISEARMERGNLRCDANVSLRPRGQKELGTRTETKNVNSFRSVERAVRYEIQRQAAILAKGGTIQQETRHWHEDTGTTSPGRVKSDADDYRYFPEPDLLPVVPSPALIEQLRDALPEPPAARRRRLREEWGFTELEFRDVVNSGLLVEIADTVAAGAAPQQARKWWTGEIARIANAQDAEPASLISSVHVAEVVALVDSGALNDRLARQVVEGVIAGEGTPAEVVAARGLEVVSDDGALIAAVDAALAQQPDVLEKIRDGKVQAAGAVIGAVMKSMGGKADAARVRELVLERAQA
- a CDS encoding AAA family ATPase; protein product: MLKKIVRVEDFRAMKAWSSGVEFVTVNLIYGLNGSGKSTFASLFDHVVQNPTEIGNVRVEILDAADSPRTLSAVDDFFWPNVRVFNRAYVARNIRFDESSGPDASALLTLGERQIEAEARQEAIQSRLDAISTEQDVAGRQRDQAQTSQNQLATRTASQIAQELQLVGGRYAARSYRAPEVKALLVDRAALASGQSSDVEEDLKTVTASPMSEVPLEPSTIVDLSALSNRLEQLRARTVTSAPIPELANNPQAERWVQSGLPLHEHATTCYFCMNELTAGRRADLDRHFDASLIALQADLAAFRSEISAAVQSARTSIAELPATNLLFESFRADYGRAREAADEALELYVAYAAALESLATEKSERLFSALPVGALPPYESPDLAAAEKLVDEHNNRVGSLETMRSEAAQRIEHSRIVSITEEYDGYQTTIETNGAILAALTEERATLLEERDALPTTELDPRPLAESLNSDLAYLLGRDELRFAVNGDHYEIQRGGEPARHLSEGERTAISLLYFLCSLNGHEVEQGRVTVVIDDPISSLDSNVLVGASSHLWGRLVDAPTPRQVFILTHNFDLFRMWSNQFQQRRQPWRRTRPAALFEMRIRAVTMGGVARRLPVITEWPADSAIQKRIRSEYHYLFWRLAHTLEDCRNNPSIESDLDAAAILPNIARRVLEDFFAFKYPDLIDNFEGSVTRANENADPTTQRRILRFLHQYSHNGEADTSRGVPRPEAVTVLTAVFDLMKVIDSDHLSSMCAALDVNEASLTSSAESAT
- a CDS encoding UvrD-helicase domain-containing protein; this encodes MSEAGRSAGVEAARLVALADAFDERAALARAEAERWLIGHRTERQVAGTLAPLTACGYTFLHDRGWPGARRGSRAQIDHVLVGPGGVFVVDTKGWRDVTVAGGRVFRGQADVTDDLAGLADVGVSTEAALVELGLAPGEVRVVVVLAGSAMDPVPLASLGGLVVVGERRASAFINGFGRRLTERQQNVVLGAVIQHFPVLGDEPVPLDLSVPDPVLDEPALLTVDEVADTFLAGMLAAPIEEWMAFLHPEQAKLVRRSFSGPARIRGAAGTGKTVVGLHRAAYLARGTTGRVIVTTFVKTLPAVLGTLLHRLAPETVERVEFTGVHAFAMRVLRERGQRVSLDFTAVTQAFNFAWGTVGRRGPLFAIDANPRYWRDEIASVIKGRGLTTFEQYANLPRAGRRRPLRVEQRRAVWELFQAYEAALRDRGLVDFEDLVLRAEASLRETPMQGVDHVIIDEAQDLSCAMLRMLHAIVGDRPDGLTLIGDGQQTIYPGGYSLAEAGISVAGRGVVLSTNYRNTREIAAFAAAVVEGDEFVDIEGGPGRADAALDVPRTGPSPVLASFKSVAEHDGALVSQVRTLVASGVDPGDIGVLTATNRDALAMVTALRAAGFDVIELESYAGLSAPSIKVGTIKRAKGLEFKQVLLARVDGSLLSPAATGLDEGALERREIERRELYVGMTRARDGLWVGATSSQRTT
- a CDS encoding DUF6498-containing protein, whose translation is MAERTRPGGSTRPPIGRGRADQARGQQEAPRGRGRASQAAGQRGDGRAHQCGAVRPQPSRAGRRCDEPSASIQPLQESSTMPRLITLLAYTALPLIGVLLLGWDWREIVLLYWLENISLGVAMLIKLLRSADAPGGDDPEVVGNLTINGRRVRGPGAGRALAGFFALHYGIFTLVHGIFVVLIIAGVFVPVDSETPVNWWGALLVWIIGGSAQVLAARFGPLPEQRGSRLMLSAYGRIISLHVSVIVGIVLIAELQWPAAAAVLLIALHALIDGIGWMFSAARDRARSRAAQGTVPRG
- a CDS encoding nucleotidyltransferase domain-containing protein, coding for MDLSTPGADLLGPIRARVMAALARTSEPASGREVARLADGLAPSSTHRELQALVEIGLVTARRSSHATTYTLNREHVLWPPLAEILGSSVRVEQRIRESVERHLADEVSCALFGSVARGDSTPSSDIDLLIVTDTEPGEVVDALDRVRDDLAQFTGNNPQLIAVTRPQVRRMVAASDPLVASWEADLRMVCGPDVRDLLRKASP